Proteins encoded together in one Cyanobium sp. AMD-g window:
- a CDS encoding efflux RND transporter periplasmic adaptor subunit, whose amino-acid sequence MVQTVTVGEFRFAPGIETISVIESTSNVVMRPQSDGRVVRILAREGQRVKAGQPILVLDNVQETATLDSDRAEAIKDRVNAERYVFLNEQGAVSTKDRDFYITQAIQSRDQARSSAATLGYKFVTAPIDGEIGNLDSVKLGDYVRQGQAITGIVNNSSLWTLMDVPATQSSQVKIGQPVQVESQGNPPVKGVGQVVFVSPYFTTSSQEGSSNQPNTVLVKAVFPNLTGVLKTGQYVRNRIITGISDQLAVPVEAVMMQAQQPFVYKLLPLATILPQIKASDQLLPAQKKQLEKLPGTTPVVVQTAVKLGKLQNNAYPVLAGLAKGDEVVVSNTALLRSGMPVRRATAPAAS is encoded by the coding sequence GTGGTGCAGACGGTGACGGTGGGGGAGTTCCGCTTCGCCCCGGGCATCGAGACGATCAGCGTCATTGAGTCCACGTCCAACGTGGTGATGCGGCCCCAGTCCGATGGCCGGGTGGTTCGCATCCTGGCCAGGGAGGGCCAGCGGGTGAAGGCGGGCCAGCCGATTCTCGTGCTCGACAACGTGCAGGAAACGGCCACGCTCGATTCTGACCGGGCCGAGGCGATCAAGGATCGCGTCAATGCCGAGCGCTACGTCTTCCTCAACGAGCAGGGTGCCGTCTCGACCAAGGATCGGGATTTCTACATCACCCAGGCGATCCAGAGCCGCGACCAGGCCCGCTCCAGCGCCGCCACCTTGGGCTACAAGTTCGTCACCGCCCCCATCGACGGGGAAATCGGCAACCTCGACTCGGTCAAGCTCGGTGATTACGTGCGCCAGGGCCAGGCGATCACGGGAATCGTCAACAACAGCTCTCTCTGGACCCTGATGGATGTGCCGGCCACCCAGTCCAGCCAGGTGAAGATCGGCCAGCCGGTGCAGGTGGAGAGCCAGGGCAATCCGCCGGTGAAGGGCGTGGGCCAGGTGGTGTTCGTCTCCCCCTATTTCACCACCTCCAGCCAGGAGGGTTCCTCCAACCAGCCCAACACGGTGCTGGTGAAGGCGGTGTTCCCGAATCTCACCGGGGTGCTCAAGACAGGCCAGTACGTGCGCAATCGCATCATCACGGGCATCAGCGACCAACTGGCGGTGCCGGTGGAGGCGGTGATGATGCAGGCCCAGCAACCGTTCGTGTACAAGCTGCTGCCCCTCGCCACAATCCTGCCTCAGATCAAGGCCTCCGATCAGCTGTTGCCCGCCCAGAAAAAGCAGCTGGAGAAGCTTCCCGGCACAACGCCCGTGGTGGTGCAGACGGCGGTGAAGCTCGGCAAGTTGCAGAACAACGCCTATCCCGTTCTAGCCGGCCTGGCCAAGGGGGATGAGGTGGTGGTGAGCAACACCGCCTTGCTGCGCTCCGGCATGCCGGTGCGACGGGCGACGGCTCCGGCGGCGAGCTGA
- a CDS encoding efflux RND transporter permease subunit, protein MSFSDNFIKRPVLTTVCSILIVLVGLIAIPTLSIENLPNIAPPLIQVTSNYGGANSLVTEQAVTNPIEQQINGVPGANYISSTSNMSGTSTIQVFFNEGTDINIDQVNVQNRVSLAMPQLPQQVQATGVSVMQSTPSILLAYQVTSTQGQFDASYLNGLIYQNLYFQLERVPGVATVNLLGGSNPAFWLFVDANKLTANNLTADQVVNAVASQNTVAIGGLVGGPPAGGNQKFAYPILVENNGNLVSVEELNNLIVGRTPAGNLLRLKDVGEATYGTNTYAQQAVSIEGHPSITVAVFQTPESNALDVSNQVVQVMNQFTQTVPPGVKVFEIYNIGQFIESAVEGVIDALGLAIVLVLLILFLFLQDWRATVVPSLAIPISLIGTFAFVKIFGFSINQLTLLGLVLATGLVVDDAIVVIEAVEKNLEKGMRPRQAAMECMGELFGALVATALVLMAVFVPVAFYPGGIGIIYKQFALTIAFSIAISAFNALTFSPMLSALLLRSQKSAPPGRLVGIIGGVVVGLAFGRFSAASFGSITYVLGVVVGVLAGANLVWIFNRFNAFFSRLERGYAAMVGALIARRRWILVGLGGGIALTLFAFSALPSAFIPEEDQGYGMGIFQLQNGASLSQTQGTGLEVAKVLNAEPEIIAGSVVSGYGFNGASPDQGVFFFGFKPLEERSGAAQKAPAIINRLNAKLSQISSGMVVAAQPPAIPGFSAQGGFYFQFNDLSNGAFSFNQLDDQAKQLIQAGTASGGFSTLYTQFIPSAPAFGLKIDRSILGALNVDFQQAMQTIAVLAGSNYSGLTYESGQVRNIYVQAAADNRKSLEDVLSYYVRSKDDKLVQVSEFATAELTSAPPVISHFNLYRTILIQGAEAVGKSSGQALNKIQDLFHAQEFNNIGYAFTGLAALQLSAGNASVLVFGLGILVVYLVLSAQYESYVTPVIILMTVPLAMLGALAFLALRSIDLNIYAQVGLVTLIGLAAKNGILIVEVAEQHMKEGMTAAEAAIASAESRLRPILMTAIAALAGFLPLVVATTAGANSQQSLGTVIFGGLLVATVLSLGVVPPFYVVVKALEARWFGESDGDGADAVASRDQPSG, encoded by the coding sequence ATGTCGTTCTCCGATAACTTCATCAAGCGGCCGGTTCTGACTACCGTCTGCAGCATCCTGATCGTGCTGGTGGGATTGATCGCGATCCCCACGCTCTCGATCGAGAATCTTCCCAACATCGCCCCACCACTGATCCAGGTGACCTCCAACTATGGAGGTGCCAATTCCCTGGTGACCGAACAGGCGGTGACCAATCCCATCGAGCAACAGATCAACGGGGTTCCCGGGGCCAATTACATCTCATCGACCAGCAACATGTCTGGGACGAGCACGATTCAGGTGTTCTTCAACGAAGGGACTGATATCAACATCGACCAGGTGAACGTGCAGAACCGCGTCTCCCTGGCGATGCCCCAGCTGCCCCAGCAGGTGCAGGCCACCGGCGTTTCGGTGATGCAGAGCACCCCGTCGATCCTGTTGGCCTATCAGGTCACGTCGACGCAAGGCCAGTTCGATGCCTCCTATCTCAATGGCCTCATCTATCAGAACCTCTACTTCCAGCTGGAGCGGGTGCCCGGGGTGGCCACCGTCAACCTGCTGGGGGGCAGTAATCCCGCCTTCTGGTTGTTCGTCGATGCCAACAAGCTGACCGCCAACAACCTCACCGCTGATCAGGTGGTGAATGCGGTGGCCAGCCAGAACACCGTGGCGATTGGCGGCCTGGTGGGGGGACCGCCGGCGGGAGGAAACCAGAAGTTCGCCTACCCGATCCTGGTGGAGAACAACGGCAACCTGGTGTCCGTCGAAGAGCTCAACAACCTGATCGTTGGCCGCACGCCCGCCGGCAACCTGCTGCGCCTCAAGGATGTCGGTGAAGCCACCTACGGCACCAATACCTACGCCCAGCAGGCCGTCAGCATCGAAGGCCACCCCTCGATCACCGTCGCCGTCTTCCAGACTCCCGAGAGCAACGCCCTCGATGTCTCGAACCAGGTGGTTCAGGTGATGAACCAGTTCACCCAGACCGTCCCCCCGGGGGTCAAGGTGTTCGAGATCTACAACATCGGCCAGTTCATCGAATCGGCCGTGGAGGGGGTGATCGATGCCCTCGGCCTGGCCATCGTGCTGGTGCTGCTGATCCTGTTCCTGTTTCTGCAGGACTGGAGGGCCACGGTGGTGCCCAGCCTGGCGATTCCGATCTCCCTGATCGGCACTTTCGCCTTCGTGAAGATCTTTGGTTTTTCGATCAACCAGCTCACCCTGCTGGGCCTGGTGCTGGCGACGGGCCTGGTGGTGGACGACGCCATCGTGGTGATCGAGGCGGTGGAGAAGAACCTGGAGAAGGGGATGCGTCCCCGCCAGGCCGCCATGGAGTGCATGGGGGAGTTGTTTGGCGCCCTGGTGGCCACTGCTCTGGTGTTGATGGCGGTGTTCGTGCCCGTGGCTTTCTACCCCGGGGGCATCGGCATCATCTACAAACAGTTCGCCCTCACGATCGCCTTTTCGATCGCGATCTCCGCCTTCAATGCGCTCACCTTCTCCCCCATGCTCTCGGCCCTGCTGCTGAGGAGCCAGAAGTCGGCGCCTCCGGGACGGCTGGTGGGCATCATCGGCGGGGTGGTGGTGGGCCTGGCCTTCGGCCGTTTCAGCGCCGCTTCCTTCGGCAGCATCACCTATGTGCTGGGTGTGGTTGTCGGTGTGCTGGCCGGCGCCAATCTGGTCTGGATCTTCAACCGCTTCAACGCCTTCTTCTCCCGTCTGGAGCGCGGCTACGCCGCGATGGTGGGGGCCCTGATCGCTCGTCGGCGCTGGATCCTGGTGGGCCTGGGTGGCGGCATCGCCCTCACCCTGTTCGCCTTCAGCGCCCTCCCCTCCGCCTTCATCCCGGAGGAAGACCAGGGCTATGGCATGGGCATCTTCCAGCTCCAGAACGGCGCCTCCCTCAGCCAGACCCAGGGCACCGGCCTGGAGGTGGCCAAGGTGCTCAATGCCGAGCCGGAGATCATCGCCGGGTCGGTGGTGAGTGGTTACGGCTTCAACGGCGCCAGTCCTGATCAGGGGGTGTTCTTCTTCGGCTTCAAGCCGCTGGAGGAGCGCAGCGGCGCCGCCCAGAAGGCGCCGGCGATCATCAACCGGCTCAACGCCAAGCTCAGCCAGATCAGCTCCGGCATGGTGGTCGCCGCCCAGCCGCCGGCGATCCCGGGATTCTCCGCCCAGGGCGGCTTCTATTTCCAGTTCAACGACCTCAGCAATGGTGCCTTCAGCTTCAACCAGCTCGATGATCAGGCCAAGCAACTGATCCAGGCGGGAACGGCCAGCGGCGGCTTCTCCACCCTCTACACCCAGTTCATTCCCAGCGCCCCGGCCTTCGGGCTGAAGATCGACCGCTCGATCCTCGGTGCCCTCAACGTCGACTTCCAGCAGGCGATGCAGACCATCGCCGTGCTGGCGGGCAGCAACTATTCGGGCCTCACCTACGAGAGCGGCCAGGTCCGGAACATCTATGTGCAGGCTGCGGCCGACAACCGCAAATCCCTGGAGGATGTGCTCAGTTACTACGTGCGCAGCAAGGACGACAAGCTGGTCCAGGTGTCGGAGTTCGCCACCGCGGAGCTCACCAGCGCGCCTCCGGTGATCAGCCACTTCAACCTCTACCGCACCATCCTGATCCAGGGGGCCGAGGCGGTCGGCAAGAGTTCCGGCCAGGCCCTGAACAAGATTCAGGACCTCTTCCATGCCCAGGAGTTCAACAACATCGGCTATGCCTTCACAGGCCTCGCCGCCCTGCAACTTTCGGCGGGCAATGCCAGCGTGCTGGTGTTCGGCCTGGGCATCCTGGTCGTCTATCTGGTGCTCTCGGCGCAGTACGAGAGCTATGTGACGCCGGTGATCATCCTGATGACCGTGCCCCTGGCCATGCTCGGCGCCCTGGCGTTCCTGGCCCTGCGCTCGATCGATCTCAACATCTACGCCCAGGTGGGCCTGGTGACCTTGATCGGCCTGGCGGCCAAGAACGGCATCCTGATCGTGGAGGTGGCCGAGCAGCACATGAAGGAGGGCATGACGGCCGCCGAGGCCGCCATCGCTTCGGCCGAATCGCGGCTGCGGCCGATCCTGATGACGGCCATCGCCGCCCTGGCCGGCTTCCTGCCCCTGGTGGTGGCCACCACGGCAGGGGCCAACAGCCAGCAGTCCCTGGGGACGGTGATCTTCGGCGGCCTGCTGGTGGCCACGGTGCTGTCGCTTGGGGTGGTGCCCCCCTTCTATGTCGTCGTGAAGGCTCTGGAGGCCCGCTGGTTCGGCGAGTCCGATGGGGATGGGGCGGATGCGGTCGCCTCCCGGGACCAGCCCAGCGGCTAG